A genomic window from Flintibacter sp. KGMB00164 includes:
- a CDS encoding tyrosine-type recombinase/integrase, whose product MANIQERRDKSGKLISYSIRVHRGRGMDGKQLKPWTATFEVSPTWTEKSARKKAEAFAATFEKECKEGVTSDSRQKFAAYCDYVIGLKEQRGTKHSTIMLYKHLTERIYPAIGHIKLRELRADHLNDLYSALSKDGLNKRNGGKLSTKTILEHHRLISTVLEQAVKEGLVPFNVASRATLPKAEHKEVNYFQPEQVAAIRDALEQEPMKWKTLVHLLLITGARRGEVLGLKWDKVDFEGNRIYICNSILYAPDIGIYESTPKTERSRRYVALPPETMQLLRQYRAWQAGERLRLGEYYQNQDFLFTQDNGKPMHPDSVTEWLKRFSKRHDLPHINPHAFRHTMASMLYFNGVDSVSISKRLGHAQVSTTANIYAHVMEEADQRNADILSDIFLKKA is encoded by the coding sequence ATGGCTAACATTCAGGAGCGCCGGGACAAGTCCGGCAAGCTGATCTCCTATTCCATCCGGGTGCATCGCGGCCGGGGCATGGACGGGAAACAGCTCAAACCCTGGACAGCTACTTTTGAGGTATCGCCCACATGGACGGAAAAGAGTGCAAGAAAAAAGGCCGAGGCTTTCGCCGCGACCTTTGAGAAAGAGTGCAAAGAGGGCGTGACTTCTGACAGCCGCCAGAAGTTCGCCGCATATTGCGATTATGTAATTGGATTGAAAGAGCAGCGTGGGACAAAGCACTCCACCATTATGCTGTATAAGCATCTGACCGAAAGGATTTACCCTGCTATTGGCCACATTAAACTGAGGGAGTTGCGGGCCGACCATCTGAATGATCTGTATTCGGCCCTCTCAAAAGACGGGCTGAACAAGCGCAACGGCGGCAAGCTGTCCACGAAAACAATCCTGGAGCATCACCGTCTGATTTCCACGGTGTTGGAGCAGGCTGTGAAAGAGGGACTTGTCCCGTTCAATGTAGCCAGCCGTGCCACACTTCCAAAGGCGGAACACAAGGAAGTAAACTACTTCCAGCCGGAACAGGTGGCAGCGATCCGGGACGCACTGGAGCAGGAGCCAATGAAGTGGAAAACGCTGGTTCACCTGCTACTCATTACCGGCGCACGGCGTGGGGAAGTGCTGGGGCTAAAGTGGGACAAGGTGGACTTTGAGGGGAACCGGATTTATATTTGCAACAGCATCCTTTATGCCCCGGATATCGGTATTTATGAGAGTACCCCGAAAACAGAACGCTCCCGGCGGTATGTAGCGCTGCCTCCTGAGACTATGCAGCTACTCCGCCAGTACCGGGCCTGGCAGGCAGGGGAACGGCTGCGGCTGGGGGAGTATTACCAGAACCAGGATTTCTTGTTTACCCAGGACAACGGTAAGCCCATGCACCCGGACAGCGTAACGGAATGGCTTAAGCGGTTCAGCAAGCGGCACGATCTCCCGCACATTAACCCTCATGCGTTCCGGCACACAATGGCCTCCATGCTGTATTTTAACGGAGTGGACAGTGTGAGCATTTCCAAGCGGCTGGGACACGCTCAGGTCAGCACCACAGCCAATATCTACGCTCATGTGATGGAGGAGGCCGACCAGCGCAATGCAGATATCTTGTCGGATATCTTTTTGAAAAAAGCTTGA
- a CDS encoding sodium-dependent transporter translates to MQKRESFSSRLGFLLISAGCAIGLGNVWRFPYITGKYGGAAFVLVYLLFLVIMGLPVMVMEFSVGRASQKSIALSFNALEPKGTKWHIYSWFGIAGNYLLMMFYTTIAGWLVLYFVKMLKGDFVGLDSAGVSNEFSALMGQPGLMALFMVIVVVLCMLICSRGLQNGVEKVTKVMMLCLLAVMVVLVFRSVTLEGAGEGLKFYLMPNFHNLAYDANGNFILGEAVYAAMGQAFFTLSLGIGALAIFGSYIGKEYTLGGEALRVGVLDTFVAFTAGLIIFPACFAFDVAADSGPNLIFITLPNVFNEMPMGQVWGALFFVFMSFAALSTVIAVFENILSFCIDKWGWSRKKAVLVNTVAIIILSLPCLLGFNVLSGFQPFGAGSGVMDLEDFIVSNNLLPLGSLVYLLFCVTKCGWGWDNFLAEANTGSGLKFPKAVRFYVTYILPIIVLVIFVFGYNDKFKLWDKLVALLGM, encoded by the coding sequence GTGCAAAAGCGAGAAAGTTTTTCCTCCCGCCTGGGCTTCCTGCTGATTTCGGCAGGCTGTGCCATTGGTCTGGGAAATGTGTGGCGCTTTCCCTATATCACCGGTAAGTACGGCGGCGCCGCCTTTGTGCTGGTGTACCTGCTGTTCCTGGTGATCATGGGCCTTCCTGTAATGGTCATGGAGTTTTCCGTGGGCCGGGCCAGCCAGAAGAGCATTGCTCTGTCTTTTAACGCTCTGGAGCCCAAGGGAACCAAGTGGCACATCTACAGCTGGTTCGGCATTGCCGGCAACTATCTGCTGATGATGTTCTACACCACCATTGCCGGTTGGCTGGTGCTCTACTTTGTAAAAATGCTCAAGGGCGACTTTGTGGGTCTGGATTCCGCCGGAGTGAGCAATGAGTTCAGCGCCTTGATGGGTCAGCCCGGCTTGATGGCTCTGTTTATGGTCATCGTCGTGGTGCTTTGTATGCTGATCTGTTCCCGCGGACTGCAGAACGGCGTGGAGAAGGTCACCAAAGTGATGATGCTTTGCCTGCTGGCCGTAATGGTGGTGCTGGTATTCCGCTCTGTTACCCTGGAGGGTGCCGGCGAGGGCCTGAAGTTCTATCTCATGCCCAACTTCCACAACCTGGCTTATGATGCCAACGGCAACTTCATCCTGGGCGAGGCGGTCTATGCCGCCATGGGTCAGGCCTTCTTTACTCTGTCCCTGGGCATTGGCGCTCTGGCCATCTTCGGCAGCTACATCGGCAAGGAATATACCCTGGGCGGCGAGGCCCTCCGGGTGGGCGTGCTGGATACCTTTGTGGCCTTTACTGCGGGCCTGATCATCTTCCCCGCCTGCTTTGCCTTTGATGTGGCGGCTGACTCCGGTCCTAACCTCATCTTTATCACCCTGCCCAACGTCTTTAATGAGATGCCCATGGGTCAGGTCTGGGGCGCTTTGTTCTTTGTCTTCATGTCCTTTGCTGCTCTGTCCACCGTCATTGCAGTCTTTGAGAATATCCTCTCCTTCTGCATTGACAAGTGGGGCTGGAGCCGTAAGAAGGCGGTGCTGGTGAACACCGTGGCCATTATCATCCTGTCCCTGCCCTGCCTGCTGGGCTTCAATGTGCTTTCCGGCTTCCAGCCTTTCGGTGCGGGCAGCGGTGTGATGGACCTGGAGGACTTCATCGTCAGCAACAATCTGCTGCCCCTGGGTTCTCTGGTGTATCTGCTGTTCTGTGTTACCAAGTGCGGCTGGGGCTGGGATAACTTCTTGGCTGAGGCCAACACCGGCTCTGGTCTGAAGTTCCCCAAGGCGGTTCGTTTCTACGTGACCTATATCCTGCCCATCATTGTGCTGGTCATCTTTGTCTTTGGCTACAACGATAAGTTCAAGCTGTGGGACAAACTGGTGGCTCTGCTGGGTATGTAA
- a CDS encoding response regulator transcription factor: MRILIVEDETRLAETLRQLMEDQRYQADVVGDGADGVDYGLTGQYDLIILDVMLPKVDGFEVARRLRSAHISTPILMLTARDDISDKIGGLDCGADDYMTKPFDSGELMARVRALTRRQGEVLGDVLKVGDLSLECSSRLLRVGERSVRLGFKEFEVMRLLMVNSRAVVSKETLIAKIWGLDSEAEDNNVEVYISFLRKKLAYLGSRIAISTVRKVGYYLEHPGE; the protein is encoded by the coding sequence ATGCGGATCTTAATTGTGGAAGACGAGACGCGGTTGGCTGAGACACTGCGGCAGCTCATGGAGGACCAGCGCTATCAGGCGGACGTGGTAGGCGACGGAGCGGATGGCGTTGATTATGGCCTGACCGGCCAGTATGATCTGATCATTCTGGATGTGATGCTGCCCAAGGTAGACGGATTTGAGGTGGCCCGCCGGCTGCGCTCTGCTCATATTTCCACCCCCATCCTTATGCTTACAGCCCGGGACGATATCAGCGACAAGATCGGCGGCCTGGACTGCGGTGCAGACGACTATATGACCAAGCCCTTTGACAGCGGGGAACTGATGGCACGCGTACGGGCTTTGACCCGGCGGCAGGGAGAAGTGCTGGGGGATGTACTGAAGGTAGGCGACTTGAGCCTGGAGTGCTCTAGCCGTCTGCTGCGAGTGGGAGAGCGCTCGGTCCGCCTGGGTTTTAAAGAGTTTGAAGTGATGCGTCTGCTCATGGTAAACAGCCGGGCTGTGGTGAGCAAGGAAACTCTGATCGCCAAGATCTGGGGGCTGGATTCCGAGGCGGAAGATAATAATGTAGAGGTCTACATCTCCTTTTTGCGCAAGAAACTGGCCTATCTGGGCAGTAGAATAGCGATCTCCACGGTGCGGAAGGTAGGTTATTATCTGGAGCATCCGGGGGAATAA